One genomic segment of Desulfomicrobium sp. ZS1 includes these proteins:
- the ahbD gene encoding heme b synthase, translated as MHKHPHNAAGGPGLDEPAAGHPGAHPGGHPGAKPGGHPGGMITTLADGTPACKLIAWEVTRSCNLACKHCRAEAHLEPYEGELDTAEAKALIDTFPQVGNPIIIFTGGDPMMRADVYELIRYATDKGLRCVMSPNGTLITPDTARQMRESGVQRCSISIDGPDAESHDEFRGVQGAFDASMRGIQYLKDAGIEFQVNTTVTRANLGSFKKIFDLCEHIGAVAWHIFLLVPTGRAAQLGAEVITGQDYEDVLNWFYDFRKTTNMHLKATCAPHYYRIMRQRAKAEGVPVTPENFGLDAMTRGCLGGTGFCFISHVGQVQPCGYLELDCGNIRTTPFPEIWRSSKQFKQFRTQEEYEGKCGICEYHKVCGGCRARAYSMNGNYMGEEPLCTYIPKLAERRKA; from the coding sequence ATGCATAAACATCCCCATAACGCCGCTGGCGGCCCTGGTCTGGACGAACCTGCAGCCGGACACCCGGGAGCTCATCCCGGCGGACATCCGGGTGCAAAGCCCGGCGGGCATCCTGGCGGCATGATCACGACCCTGGCCGACGGCACCCCGGCCTGCAAACTCATCGCCTGGGAAGTAACCCGCTCCTGCAACCTGGCCTGCAAGCACTGCCGGGCCGAGGCGCACTTGGAACCCTACGAGGGCGAGCTGGACACGGCCGAGGCCAAGGCGCTCATCGACACCTTCCCGCAGGTCGGCAACCCCATCATCATCTTCACCGGCGGCGATCCCATGATGCGCGCCGATGTCTACGAGCTGATCCGCTACGCCACGGACAAGGGTCTGCGCTGCGTCATGTCGCCCAACGGGACCCTCATCACCCCGGACACGGCGCGGCAGATGCGCGAATCCGGGGTGCAGCGCTGCTCCATTTCCATCGACGGCCCCGACGCCGAAAGCCACGACGAGTTTCGCGGCGTGCAGGGCGCATTCGACGCCTCCATGCGCGGCATACAGTATTTGAAAGACGCGGGGATAGAGTTTCAGGTCAACACCACCGTGACCAGGGCCAACCTTGGCAGCTTCAAAAAGATATTTGATCTGTGCGAACACATCGGCGCCGTGGCCTGGCACATATTCCTGCTGGTGCCCACGGGCCGGGCCGCCCAGCTCGGAGCCGAGGTCATCACGGGGCAGGACTACGAGGACGTGCTCAACTGGTTTTACGACTTCCGCAAGACCACGAACATGCACCTCAAAGCCACCTGCGCCCCGCACTACTACCGCATCATGCGCCAGCGAGCCAAGGCCGAGGGAGTGCCGGTCACTCCGGAAAACTTCGGCCTCGACGCCATGACCCGCGGCTGCCTGGGCGGCACGGGATTCTGCTTCATCTCCCATGTCGGCCAAGTCCAGCCCTGCGGCTATCTGGAGCTGGACTGCGGCAACATCCGCACCACTCCGTTCCCGGAAATCTGGCGTTCTTCAAAGCAATTCAAGCAGTTTCGGACCCAGGAAGAATACGAAGGCAAATGCGGCATCTGCGAATACCACAAGGTCTGCGGCGGATGCCGGGCCAGGGCCTATTCCATGAACGGCAACTACATGGGTGAAGAGCCTTTGTGCACGTATATCCCCAAACTCGCCGAACGGCGCAAAGCCTGA
- the hemB gene encoding porphobilinogen synthase, whose protein sequence is MNTFHRGRRLRSKKVLRDMVRESRLGREDLIQPYFVVESDPDFRKPIASMPGQYQLGLNQLLGDVGTAVDAGLNSLILFGIPVEKDPAGTQAYAENGIVQQAIRRIKDRWPELIVVADTCLCEYTSHGHCGLVSPEGVVRNDPTLALLARTAVAQAQAGADIIAPSDMMDGRVAAIREALDEKGFLDTPIMSYAVKYSSAFYGPFRDAAESAPKFGDRKTYQMDPANWREGLREAAADVEEGADILMVKPGLPYLDIIRLVRDNFDLPVAAYQVSGEYSQIKAAGQNGWIDETAVALESLIAFKRAGADLILSYFTQDLLKAGHV, encoded by the coding sequence ATGAACACGTTCCATCGCGGCCGCCGGCTGCGTTCAAAGAAAGTCCTGCGGGACATGGTACGGGAGAGCAGGCTGGGCCGCGAGGATCTGATTCAACCATATTTCGTGGTTGAATCGGATCCGGATTTCAGAAAGCCCATCGCCTCCATGCCCGGCCAGTATCAGCTGGGACTGAACCAGCTGCTGGGTGACGTGGGCACGGCAGTGGATGCGGGCCTGAACAGCCTCATCCTGTTCGGCATTCCCGTCGAGAAAGATCCTGCAGGCACCCAGGCCTATGCCGAAAACGGCATCGTGCAGCAAGCCATCCGCCGCATCAAGGACCGCTGGCCCGAACTTATCGTGGTCGCGGACACCTGCCTGTGCGAGTACACCTCCCACGGGCACTGCGGCCTGGTCTCGCCCGAAGGCGTGGTCCGGAACGACCCGACCCTGGCGCTGCTGGCGCGCACAGCCGTGGCCCAGGCCCAAGCCGGGGCGGACATCATCGCCCCCTCGGACATGATGGACGGCCGCGTGGCGGCCATTCGGGAAGCGCTCGACGAAAAAGGATTCCTGGACACACCGATCATGTCCTATGCGGTGAAATATTCCTCCGCCTTTTACGGACCCTTCCGGGACGCGGCCGAAAGCGCGCCCAAGTTCGGGGACCGCAAGACCTATCAGATGGACCCGGCCAACTGGCGCGAAGGCCTGCGCGAAGCGGCCGCCGATGTCGAGGAAGGCGCGGACATCCTTATGGTCAAACCGGGGCTGCCCTATCTGGACATCATCCGCCTGGTTCGCGACAACTTCGACCTGCCCGTGGCCGCCTATCAGGTCAGCGGGGAATACAGCCAGATCAAGGCCGCAGGCCAAAACGGCTGGATCGACGAAACCGCCGTGGCGCTCGAAAGCCTCATCGCCTTCAAGCGCGCCGGCGCGGACTTGATCCTTTCCTACTTCACCCAAGATCTGCTCAAGGCGGGACACGTATAA
- the ahbC gene encoding 12,18-didecarboxysiroheme deacetylase, whose translation MIGISKLYCGTVEPSDALRYGRNSAQLPSHLLQFAKDKKPVVVWNMTQRCNLKCVHCYAHAVEPSNHKDPISTDQAKVMIDDLAKFGAPVILFSGGEPLVREDLVDLAKYATSTGMRAVISTNGTLITKSKARELKEVGLSYVGISLDGAETVHDQFRGVSGSYKLALKGVENCQAEGLKVGLRFTINKRNAAEIPHLFNLVESLEVPRICFYHLVYSGRGSELIKEDLDHAETRAVVDLIMDRTRALHDKGKSKEVLTVDNHADGPYVYFRMLKEDPKRAAEVMELLKMNEGNSSGRGIGCISWDGAVHADQFMRHHTFGNVLERPFSEIWVDEKIELLHKLKDKRPHVTGRCAACRFLNICGGNFRARAEAFYDDFWAHDPACYLTDEEISGEKV comes from the coding sequence ATGATCGGTATTTCAAAATTATACTGCGGCACGGTAGAACCTTCCGACGCCCTGCGCTACGGACGCAATTCCGCCCAACTCCCCTCTCACCTGCTGCAGTTCGCCAAGGACAAAAAGCCCGTTGTGGTCTGGAACATGACCCAGCGCTGCAATCTCAAATGCGTGCATTGCTACGCCCACGCCGTGGAGCCGAGCAATCACAAGGACCCCATCTCCACGGATCAGGCCAAGGTCATGATCGACGACCTAGCCAAGTTCGGCGCGCCGGTCATCCTCTTCTCCGGCGGCGAACCCCTGGTGCGCGAGGATCTGGTGGACCTTGCCAAATACGCCACATCCACGGGCATGCGCGCGGTCATCTCGACTAACGGGACGCTCATCACCAAGTCCAAGGCCCGGGAACTTAAAGAAGTGGGCCTGTCCTATGTGGGCATCTCCCTGGACGGTGCCGAGACCGTGCACGACCAGTTTCGCGGCGTAAGCGGTTCCTACAAACTGGCCTTGAAAGGCGTGGAAAACTGTCAGGCCGAAGGGCTCAAGGTAGGCCTGCGCTTCACCATCAACAAGCGCAATGCCGCCGAGATTCCGCACCTTTTCAATCTGGTCGAATCCCTGGAAGTGCCGCGCATCTGTTTCTACCACCTGGTCTATTCCGGCCGCGGCTCCGAACTGATCAAGGAAGACCTGGACCACGCCGAGACCCGCGCCGTGGTCGATCTGATCATGGACCGCACCCGGGCCCTGCACGACAAGGGCAAGTCCAAGGAAGTGTTGACCGTGGACAACCACGCCGACGGTCCCTACGTCTATTTTCGCATGCTGAAAGAAGACCCCAAGCGCGCGGCCGAAGTGATGGAACTCTTGAAGATGAACGAAGGAAATTCCTCGGGACGCGGCATCGGCTGCATCTCCTGGGACGGCGCCGTGCACGCGGACCAGTTCATGCGCCACCACACCTTCGGCAATGTTCTGGAGCGCCCCTTCTCCGAGATCTGGGTGGACGAAAAGATCGAGCTGCTGCACAAACTCAAAGACAAGCGCCCACATGTGACAGGTCGCTGCGCGGCCTGTCGTTTCCTGAATATCTGCGGCGGAAACTTCCGGGCCCGGGCCGAAGCATTTTATGATGACTTCTGGGCTCATGATCCGGCCTGTTATCTGACGGACGAGGAAATCAGCGGCGAGAAAGTCTAG
- a CDS encoding zinc-ribbon domain-containing protein produces the protein MNITCPKCGFGRAVNEEKLPPKAVMATCPKCRHRFKFREIAPLEHIEPKTDSPPAAPAIDPEIQDMPKQASGLVEAEQETTSHVESSAPPHDEDLWNELSALKEDDEEGGSYTEHRPEPSLPLWERVESGYPRAFVQTFLEVLANPKIFFSAMPVGYGLVKPLLFFLIIVQAVALSQSIWQLLGIIPPSALTENLDNTLQAALSLILYPLEVCVFLFLDTAMNHFFLRLFKADTKGFEGTFRAGTYSAAPMLLMIVPYIGLPLAMIGVVVYKFLGLRHVHGATNKQVLAVLILPMLLAIAVAIVLALLTGGI, from the coding sequence ATGAATATCACCTGTCCAAAGTGCGGATTCGGACGCGCTGTCAACGAAGAGAAGCTGCCTCCCAAAGCGGTCATGGCGACCTGTCCAAAATGCCGGCATCGCTTCAAATTCCGGGAAATAGCCCCGCTCGAACATATTGAACCGAAAACCGATTCACCGCCCGCAGCACCCGCGATCGATCCTGAAATCCAGGACATGCCAAAGCAGGCGTCAGGTCTCGTTGAGGCCGAACAGGAAACCACCTCACACGTCGAATCGTCTGCGCCGCCGCATGACGAAGACCTGTGGAATGAACTGTCGGCACTGAAAGAAGATGACGAGGAAGGCGGTTCCTATACCGAGCATCGGCCAGAGCCGTCCCTGCCGCTATGGGAACGCGTCGAATCCGGCTATCCCCGCGCTTTCGTCCAGACCTTCCTGGAAGTACTCGCCAACCCCAAGATTTTTTTCTCGGCCATGCCCGTGGGCTATGGGCTCGTCAAACCCCTGCTTTTTTTCCTGATCATCGTCCAGGCCGTGGCCCTGTCCCAATCAATCTGGCAGCTTTTGGGCATCATCCCCCCGAGCGCATTGACCGAAAATCTGGACAACACGTTGCAGGCGGCTCTTTCCCTTATTCTGTACCCGCTTGAAGTCTGTGTCTTCCTGTTTCTCGACACCGCCATGAACCACTTCTTCCTGCGGCTCTTCAAGGCGGACACCAAGGGCTTCGAGGGCACCTTCCGGGCCGGAACCTACAGCGCGGCGCCCATGCTGCTCATGATCGTCCCGTACATCGGGTTGCCCTTGGCCATGATCGGCGTGGTCGTATACAAATTTTTGGGACTGCGCCATGTGCACGGTGCCACGAACAAACAGGTGCTGGCCGTCCTCATACTGCCCATGCTCCTGGCCATCGCCGTCGCCATTGTCCTGGCGCTGTTGACCGGAGGAATCTGA
- the asnB gene encoding asparagine synthase (glutamine-hydrolyzing): MCGIAGFFNPSGISSQSNVLTSMAQALAHRGPDHQGLFQDRCCALAYRRLSVIDLAGGNQPVIHEPSGAVLVFNGEIYNYQPLRAELASLGHVFRTHSDSEVLLAAYLQWGDTCLRRLVGMFAFAIWNPREQTLFLARDRMGKKPLFYTLLPDGTLVFASEIKSILHFPGVPRRMNPLAMDRMLDYGFNLAPDTFLQGIHQVLPAHTLLAGRNGQRTAPYWDIPMESPVSTISEDEAAEGLRHHLVEAVRDRLVADVPVASYLSGGIDSSSVTGLYAHLSSAPVHTLSIAFEDAGYDERHFARLVSSSFGTSHHEFLCSIAEGEIEKLVWHLESPLVTLLNLPLYLLSRQIRDMGFKVVLSGDGADEILGGYDYFKLLKLMSFIGRNETVGRANLLRRVFPGISTPQQAWMQYAMLKGYPAAHPALPYRFQAFQFKNQLMSESFVNRLLPIIGERDEELPVVPGSRSLMDQALYLETKMRLPNLTLALADTMSMANSVELRSPFMDHRLVEYVFSLPSHFKMRGLNEKYLLKKSFRTFLPPAISQRRKQPLAPPGKWFVRMFRDMIGDVLSSATVRDKGYFRPEFTDHMLAEFDTDSSMDYSGVIIVAFFVHLFDDLFVSAKTPGGC, from the coding sequence ATGTGCGGCATAGCCGGCTTTTTCAACCCCAGCGGAATCTCTTCGCAAAGCAACGTTCTTACGTCCATGGCCCAGGCCCTGGCCCATCGCGGGCCGGACCACCAGGGACTGTTCCAGGACCGCTGCTGCGCTCTGGCCTACAGGCGCCTGTCCGTCATAGATCTGGCAGGGGGCAATCAGCCCGTGATCCACGAACCATCCGGCGCGGTCCTGGTCTTTAACGGCGAAATCTACAATTACCAGCCGCTGCGGGCCGAACTTGCCAGTCTTGGCCATGTTTTCCGCACGCATTCGGACTCGGAAGTCCTGCTCGCGGCCTACCTGCAATGGGGCGACACATGTCTGCGCCGCCTGGTCGGCATGTTTGCTTTCGCGATCTGGAACCCACGGGAGCAGACCCTTTTCCTGGCTCGGGACCGCATGGGCAAGAAGCCGCTTTTTTATACGCTCCTGCCCGACGGAACACTGGTCTTCGCCTCGGAGATCAAGTCCATCCTGCACTTTCCGGGAGTACCGCGCCGCATGAATCCCCTGGCCATGGACCGGATGCTGGACTACGGATTCAACTTGGCCCCCGACACGTTTCTGCAAGGAATCCATCAGGTTCTGCCCGCCCACACCCTGCTCGCCGGCCGCAACGGGCAGCGAACCGCCCCCTATTGGGACATCCCCATGGAAAGTCCGGTCTCGACAATCTCCGAAGATGAAGCCGCCGAGGGTCTGCGCCATCATCTGGTCGAAGCCGTGCGCGACCGGCTCGTAGCCGATGTGCCCGTCGCCTCGTACTTAAGCGGAGGCATCGACTCCAGCAGCGTGACCGGCCTTTATGCGCACCTCTCGAGCGCTCCTGTGCATACTCTCTCCATCGCCTTTGAAGACGCGGGCTATGACGAACGCCATTTCGCGCGCTTGGTTTCAAGCTCGTTCGGGACCAGTCATCACGAATTCCTCTGCTCCATCGCAGAAGGGGAAATCGAAAAACTGGTCTGGCATCTAGAAAGCCCGCTGGTCACCCTTTTGAATTTACCGCTTTACCTCCTGTCCAGACAAATCAGAGATATGGGTTTTAAAGTGGTCCTGTCCGGAGACGGGGCCGATGAAATCCTGGGCGGATATGACTATTTCAAACTTTTGAAGCTGATGAGCTTCATCGGCAGAAACGAGACTGTTGGCCGCGCGAACCTGCTGCGCCGGGTCTTTCCCGGCATTTCCACGCCGCAGCAGGCCTGGATGCAGTATGCGATGCTGAAGGGATATCCCGCCGCGCACCCGGCTCTGCCCTACAGATTCCAGGCATTCCAGTTCAAGAACCAGCTCATGAGCGAATCCTTCGTGAACCGCCTTCTGCCCATAATCGGCGAGCGGGACGAGGAATTGCCCGTTGTTCCGGGATCCCGGTCTCTCATGGACCAGGCTCTGTACCTGGAAACCAAGATGCGCCTGCCAAACCTGACCCTGGCCCTGGCCGACACCATGAGCATGGCCAACTCCGTCGAACTGCGCTCGCCGTTCATGGATCACCGGCTGGTGGAGTATGTTTTTTCCCTGCCCAGCCATTTCAAGATGCGCGGCCTCAATGAAAAGTACCTGCTTAAAAAAAGCTTCCGCACCTTCCTGCCCCCGGCCATCAGCCAACGCCGCAAGCAGCCGCTGGCCCCTCCGGGTAAATGGTTCGTACGCATGTTCCGGGACATGATCGGCGATGTCCTCTCTTCCGCCACCGTCCGCGACAAAGGATATTTCAGGCCTGAATTCACGGACCACATGCTCGCTGAGTTCGATACGGACAGCTCTATGGACTACAGCGGCGTGATCATTGTCGCCTTCTTCGTGCATCTTTTCGACGATCTCTTTGTATCCGCCAAAACCCCCGGCGGTTGCTAA
- the fliS gene encoding flagellar export chaperone FliS, giving the protein MHKAANAYMQTQVTTTTPGHLVVLLYDGAITFLEQAKQEIQAKNYAKKGILISQALDIIAELDGSLNVDKGGEIAQNLHKLYVYCNTRLLQANLKMDTGIVDEVIGILSAFRSAFSEISNNQAYQAPPKAASYYAR; this is encoded by the coding sequence GTGCACAAAGCCGCCAACGCCTACATGCAGACCCAGGTCACCACCACAACTCCCGGCCATCTCGTGGTTCTGCTTTACGACGGGGCCATCACCTTCCTGGAGCAGGCCAAGCAAGAAATCCAGGCAAAAAACTACGCCAAAAAAGGCATTCTCATCTCTCAGGCCCTCGATATCATCGCGGAGCTCGACGGCTCCCTGAATGTGGATAAAGGCGGGGAAATCGCCCAGAACCTGCACAAGCTCTACGTGTACTGCAACACCCGCCTGTTGCAGGCCAACCTCAAGATGGACACCGGGATTGTGGACGAGGTGATCGGAATCCTGTCTGCCTTCAGATCAGCCTTTTCGGAAATCTCAAACAACCAGGCTTACCAGGCTCCCCCCAAAGCTGCTTCCTATTACGCCAGATAG
- the fliD gene encoding flagellar filament capping protein FliD, translating into MADDLTSSLVSGAIRFTGLGSGTDFDSMVTKLIEVEQTRTKRLEYWRAGWEAKSEAFDSLSSNMLSLNASLDSMNTTDEFLIKNAVSSNTIAVTATAGSSAEESTHQVDILSLATNDMHMGSVIFSSPDEIISGGAAGIYAFTAGSRQISVNVTSTTTLAQFASLINSDADNRNYVRASVVNDGSGYRLQIRGMDLGAGNDFIVDEAATSADLLPNFSQSQFLETQNAANAKLRVDGFPLTPSATTDILRATFTGKTTADTVATADGTFKFAYDGALHSVAVTTADTYATLAGKINTAVGFNMATATDVSGNVELTLTGAAGSDNQISIINSPGTTVGELQPGAFTQIQGATDGYFERSTNSISDIISGVTMNLASIGSSTITTSLDPEAVTAKVQTFVEAVNLVLQEIKDQTQVTSVGENVSGSLLTGNYGMQMIQQKLKNILAEKGVGFDYDLDSIVSLGSVGITTDTSQGSPTFGLLLFDSGAFTAALNTDPDAVARLFSADYYPSTKEMVDGVAVESSNFNFESAIKGVTQAGEYSVNYTVGASGDITSASINGYPASIDGTKIVAQGDGNAARGLSLEIINLTAGSYSGTVQIKSGKTQELIDELKRLTDATTGTLEVLKDNYQDIMDSIDNKIAYEERRLALLEKNLRLRFAKLEAVLGTYNNISTQISSQISSLSSK; encoded by the coding sequence ATGGCTGATGACCTGACCAGTTCACTTGTTTCCGGAGCGATCCGCTTTACGGGGCTTGGCTCGGGCACGGACTTCGACTCCATGGTCACCAAACTCATCGAAGTTGAACAGACTCGTACCAAGCGACTCGAATACTGGCGAGCGGGCTGGGAAGCCAAGAGCGAAGCCTTTGATTCGCTCTCTTCGAATATGCTCTCCCTCAACGCGTCCCTGGACTCCATGAACACCACGGACGAGTTTTTGATCAAGAACGCGGTCTCTTCCAACACCATAGCCGTAACCGCCACGGCAGGGAGCAGCGCGGAAGAAAGTACCCACCAGGTGGACATACTGTCCCTGGCGACCAACGACATGCACATGGGGTCGGTAATTTTTTCCTCCCCCGACGAGATCATAAGCGGTGGCGCAGCAGGAATTTATGCCTTCACGGCCGGTTCCCGGCAGATCAGCGTCAACGTCACCAGCACCACGACCCTGGCCCAGTTCGCGAGTCTCATCAACTCCGACGCGGACAATCGCAATTATGTGCGCGCCAGCGTGGTCAACGACGGCAGCGGTTACCGCCTGCAGATCCGAGGCATGGACCTTGGAGCAGGCAACGACTTCATCGTCGATGAAGCCGCGACCTCGGCCGACCTGCTCCCCAATTTCAGCCAAAGTCAGTTCCTTGAAACTCAGAACGCTGCCAATGCCAAGCTTCGGGTCGATGGTTTCCCGCTTACTCCCTCCGCGACCACGGATATACTGAGAGCCACCTTCACCGGTAAAACGACAGCCGACACCGTCGCCACCGCCGACGGAACCTTCAAGTTTGCTTATGACGGCGCCTTGCATTCCGTCGCCGTCACGACTGCGGACACCTACGCGACACTGGCCGGAAAAATCAACACCGCTGTCGGATTCAACATGGCCACGGCCACGGATGTATCCGGCAATGTCGAACTGACCCTGACGGGCGCGGCCGGCTCGGACAACCAGATTTCCATTATCAACTCCCCCGGGACCACCGTCGGTGAACTGCAACCGGGAGCCTTTACGCAGATCCAGGGTGCCACTGACGGCTACTTCGAACGCAGCACCAACTCCATTTCAGATATCATCTCCGGCGTGACCATGAACCTGGCCAGCATCGGCAGCTCGACCATCACCACCAGCCTCGATCCGGAAGCGGTCACCGCTAAAGTGCAGACCTTTGTCGAGGCGGTGAATCTGGTGCTGCAGGAGATCAAGGACCAGACCCAGGTCACCAGTGTTGGTGAAAACGTTTCCGGTTCCCTTTTGACCGGCAACTACGGCATGCAGATGATTCAGCAAAAGCTGAAAAATATCCTGGCGGAAAAAGGGGTCGGGTTCGACTACGACTTGGACTCCATCGTGTCTTTGGGTAGCGTCGGCATCACTACGGACACCAGCCAGGGCTCCCCGACCTTCGGCCTGCTGCTTTTCGACTCCGGCGCTTTTACCGCAGCCCTTAATACCGACCCCGACGCCGTGGCCCGCCTCTTCAGCGCCGACTATTATCCTTCGACCAAGGAAATGGTGGACGGCGTCGCGGTGGAATCCTCGAACTTCAATTTCGAATCCGCCATCAAGGGCGTCACGCAAGCCGGGGAATACTCCGTAAACTATACCGTGGGCGCAAGCGGAGATATCACATCCGCCAGCATCAACGGATACCCGGCCAGCATCGACGGCACAAAGATCGTAGCCCAGGGGGACGGAAACGCGGCACGAGGCCTCTCTCTTGAAATCATCAACCTGACGGCCGGATCCTATTCCGGTACGGTCCAGATCAAGTCCGGCAAAACCCAGGAACTGATCGATGAACTCAAAAGGTTGACAGACGCAACGACCGGAACTCTCGAAGTCCTGAAAGACAACTATCAGGACATTATGGATTCCATCGACAACAAGATCGCCTATGAAGAACGCCGCCTGGCTCTCTTGGAAAAAAACCTTCGGCTGCGTTTTGCCAAGCTGGAAGCCGTACTAGGCACCTACAACAACATCTCTACCCAGATCAGCTCACAAATCAGCAGTTTGTCCAGCAAGTGA
- a CDS encoding flagellin, whose product MSLIINHNLMAMNANRNLASAYGNLSTSVSRLSSGLRITTAADDAAGLAIRELMRADIASLNQGVRNANDAISMIQTADGALGVIDEKLIRMKELATQAATGTYNSDQRLIIDSEYQQMASEITRIANATDFNGIYLLNGNLSASNDNKAVADWNIDHDGEGLQSKGPLKVHFGTGNDSAEDYYYIAIGNATASALGVGNASDADSANGSHGVASGGYSISTQQGAQEALAALNSAITSKDNIRANLGALQNRLENTITNLQIQGENLQAAESRISDADVATEMTNFVRNQILTQSAVAMLSQANSLPQMALQLMQG is encoded by the coding sequence ATGTCACTCATTATCAACCACAACCTGATGGCCATGAACGCGAACCGCAACCTGGCGAGCGCGTACGGCAACCTGTCAACATCGGTCAGCCGCCTGTCTTCAGGCCTGCGCATCACCACCGCCGCCGACGACGCGGCGGGCCTCGCCATTCGCGAGCTCATGCGCGCGGATATCGCATCCCTGAACCAGGGTGTCAGAAACGCCAACGACGCCATCTCCATGATCCAGACTGCGGACGGCGCGCTCGGCGTTATCGACGAAAAGCTGATCCGTATGAAGGAACTGGCCACCCAGGCGGCCACCGGCACCTACAACTCGGACCAGCGCCTGATCATCGACTCGGAGTACCAGCAGATGGCCTCGGAAATCACTCGAATCGCCAACGCCACGGACTTCAACGGCATTTACCTGCTGAACGGCAACCTTTCCGCATCTAACGACAACAAGGCCGTTGCGGACTGGAACATTGATCACGATGGTGAAGGCTTACAATCAAAGGGTCCCTTGAAGGTCCACTTCGGCACTGGCAACGATTCTGCTGAAGACTACTACTACATCGCCATCGGCAACGCGACCGCTTCCGCGCTTGGCGTAGGCAACGCGTCGGACGCAGATTCGGCAAACGGTTCACACGGCGTAGCATCCGGCGGTTACAGCATTTCCACCCAGCAAGGAGCGCAGGAAGCACTTGCGGCCCTGAACTCCGCCATCACCTCCAAGGACAACATCCGAGCCAACCTCGGCGCCTTGCAGAACCGGCTGGAGAACACCATCACCAACCTGCAGATCCAGGGCGAAAACCTGCAGGCGGCCGAGTCCCGAATTTCCGATGCCGATGTCGCAACGGAAATGACCAACTTCGTACGCAACCAGATCCTGACCCAGAGCGCCGTGGCCATGCTTTCCCAGGCCAACTCCCTGCCGCAGATGGCCTTGCAGCTCATGCAGGGATAA
- the tsaB gene encoding tRNA (adenosine(37)-N6)-threonylcarbamoyltransferase complex dimerization subunit type 1 TsaB yields the protein MISYDTSSSRYLALNCAEERIQIVLGTARVVMFSEEIHCPGQSIRHLPTAIERALRVQAMRAGDLAGIACVRGPGSFTGLRIAHAAMHGLSRPHAIPMAGLHYPDILASQTGPFAQGGELWVLTYARKGQVYIQGFDAGAPLTPVRPLPVALAYEQLEARPAGIFLLGSGLRKNPELLTLPGTIALPQILDTPMPAALLAAACTASYSSRPPQPLYLRKSDAEDNLVFIAASRGIPAAEARKHIPDFE from the coding sequence ATGATATCCTACGACACTTCAAGTAGCCGGTATCTCGCGCTGAACTGCGCCGAGGAACGCATTCAGATTGTCCTCGGCACGGCCCGGGTGGTCATGTTCAGCGAAGAGATCCACTGCCCCGGGCAGTCCATCCGTCACCTGCCCACGGCCATCGAGCGGGCGCTGCGGGTACAGGCCATGCGCGCCGGCGATCTGGCGGGCATCGCCTGTGTGCGCGGACCAGGATCGTTCACGGGCCTGCGCATCGCCCACGCGGCCATGCACGGGCTGTCGCGCCCGCACGCCATCCCCATGGCCGGACTGCACTATCCGGATATCCTGGCCTCTCAGACCGGCCCTTTTGCGCAGGGCGGGGAGCTCTGGGTTCTGACCTACGCCCGCAAGGGTCAGGTCTACATCCAGGGTTTTGACGCGGGTGCCCCCCTGACCCCTGTCCGTCCGCTGCCCGTAGCCCTTGCGTACGAACAGCTTGAGGCACGTCCGGCAGGTATCTTCCTGCTTGGCAGCGGCCTGCGTAAAAATCCCGAATTGCTGACTCTGCCGGGTACTATAGCCCTGCCGCAGATTCTCGACACGCCCATGCCGGCCGCTCTGCTCGCTGCGGCCTGTACGGCCTCATACTCAAGCCGCCCCCCCCAGCCGTTATACCTGCGCAAATCCGATGCCGAGGACAATCTGGTCTTCATCGCCGCCTCGCGCGGCATCCCGGCCGCCGAGGCCCGCAAGCACATCCCCGATTTCGAATAA